The window CATTACTTGTGAAAAAGGTAGAAAAAACAGCATGTTTCAGTCTTTCTCAATAAGTTAAACCTCTCTGGCCAAATAGGGTCGGGCCTGCTCACAAAACAGAATCAGAATACTCTAGAAGCTTTCAAAATAATAAAAGAAACAAAAACAACCAAGGAATTATTGTTATGTCATTGAAATGAATCTTCGTCTCCTTGTtgtatatttaataaacatgtaaaaAAAAGATGCAAATGGCTTATATTACAATACAGACAGTCGTTCTTTCACCCTTTTCCACAGGGGTTTTCCACGCAACAACGCCAATACGTTTTCATGAAACTTTAAGTTTCATCGTTTTTTTTATTAACAATTAAACTGATAAGCGTCAAGTTATAGAtggtaaaaaacaaaaaataattattataattacaATAATGACAGTAATAACAAGGTTAAGTAATAAACACAGTCCTGTAGAGTCAGGAAGTCTTCTGATAGGCCACAGCCTTAGATCCATTCCTTCCATTGCCAAAGATGATTGGTCCATTGGTCTTTGACAGTTTTGCAGGCTCGTGCTGATTGGGTGAGATGATTGCCAATCAATTATGATGCTGCGGCTTCCAGCCCTCCTTCACTCAAATCCCCCCAACTCCATCTCTGGATGTGGAAAAATGCCTTCCCGTTTCATTTACCTGGGGTAAGAAAACACAAGAAGAGGGTTTAGACTTCACCATCTCTTATACTCGACTATATGATTATACTGCACAATACAATAAAgtattatttaacactgtaaattgaTTACTTTTGGAATATCTAGTATCTTATGAGCCCATATGGACATGACATCTTAAAGATGCAAGTCACTAAAATAAATACATCAAATCAATCAGCCAACCAATTAATCCTTGAACGAGAGGTGTCCTACCTTGTGTGAAGGTTGTAGTGAGGTTCCTGCTGTGGGCAGTCAGTCCAGTTCATGTACCTGCTGCATTGGGGCAGAGGTGGTGCGGCCTGGCTCAGCTGTCCTCTTGGCCATGATATCCCATTGAGGGGCTTTGGGCTTCATACCTAGCAGAGGGGAGATGGATATTATTACCCACATAGTCACAGACACTAGGGATGGGCATGTGAAACTTTTTTGAAACTTCAAATGGGGacttgagacagagagacagacagagagagatacagagagagagagagagtagccaaACCGACTCTCGCTAGTTAGAAAAACTTGTTGCTGCGACAGGTTATCCATCATCTCATCTGGTAGTGTCGGTCTTAACTGCATTAAATCGAtgtaaagaagctagctagctaacgtatcAAGGCTTATTGAGGCTATTTTGCTGCGCTCCCCGTCCTTGTctacaacaactccatattaaaacAGCAGCCTTTACCGGTTGGTTGATCATTGTAGCCTACTTCCTCATTTAGCCAACTGAATCCCAtaattttttattacattttgcaTTGATCAGAAATCTCCCACTTCACTTGCTACACATGGAGCATCTGACTGTAGTGCCACTTTGATTGACTGACaataacaacaagctacacgtgAAAAGTGTTGGCTACCGGTACGTATTTTTTTAACTCATAAAAACTCAGTTTTATTAAAATGTTGAATGTAATGGTCTATTCTTGCAGGCTATGTAGCAATGTCACAtagattatttaatttaattttagacAAAGCCTTTTCATTGTTAAAATAGGATTCTAGTCTATTCTAAAGCCTTTGCGCTGCCTTCAGCACAGAGTGACTGATGGAGCAGCAGCATTAAAATATTACCTCCCCTGTCCCCTGTTGGTCTTCTGTAGTAATGCATGTTCATGTCTGACCTATCCTGTCCCCTGTTGGTCTTCTGTAGTAATGCATGTTCATGTCTGACCTATCCCGTCCCCTGTTGGTCTTCTGTAGTAATGCATGTTCATGTCTGACCTATCCTGTCCCCTGTTGGTCTTCTGTAGTACTGCATGGTCATCTGCCCTGCACTGCAGCAGGAGATCCACTCCACCTAGTGACACACTTCCTGTCCCAAACCCCGACCCTGACAGAATGGTgtcttattatatatatatatatatatataatatcacTGACAATTGTGTAAATAGGGCTATAATCAAACTGCTCTGTTCATACAGCATATCAATGAGATTGACAGAAACTTGCTGTAGCCTATTCGTGTTAATAATGTAGTAGTACAGTCCAGGACTTGTGTATATGTAACCTCAGAGGACGACAGAGAAAGGCCATAAATAGATAAGTAAATCAATCCTAAATAAAAAGGAGAGAAAGACTTGAAGCGCCGTTCAGACTAGTCAGGCACAGACAGCACATATTCTAGGAGTCTCGGCTCCCGTCCAAACTCCAAACCTAGAGAAGATGTCTGTAGATACTAGCTAGTCTGCACTGCAGAATCACCCTAGAACCACTCATTGTAGGTGGCCTATAGGCCTAGCTGTCTCTCTCCACATCTTCCCCCTCTCCATCCAcgtttctctttctccctctctatgCAACACACACATTAATGTGTGCGCCTCCTTTCTGAACATGGACATAGTCCCTAGTGAGTGTGGACTAGCCCTGCTGTGGTCCAGGAGAGGAGGTGGGTTATTAGGGGGGCGAGGTCCCAGCGGACCACACTACCCCTCTAGTCTCACTCATCTGTCTCAGATCGGTCCTGGCTACCGCTCGGTTACCATGACAACCCCCTCCGTAGCCTAGAGCGATATACACCACAGAGAAAGAAACCAGCCTCCACTACAACCTACTGAGATGGATATacaggagacggagagagagagagatggagagagcagaaAAAATAGAATGgtgcaagagaaagagagggtaaaggagagagcgacagagacagatggTGCGGAAAAATAAACTGgcaagggagaaagagaggggaggataaagagagcgagagaaagtgaAAGGTGGAAagttggtgagagagagagaaaaagaggggcaTCTATAACCACAGTTACAGTAGTATATTGGGACAAAGGGAGatgtgggggagggatggagaaagggatGCCGCAGAAAAGTAAAAGAGATACAAGACGTTGGGGTGCAGACTCAAACCCAATGGAGGGCAGCAATGAACGCCACCGTCTTCCATCTACATCATCCTAATTACTCCTCTCCATCTCACCATCAATGCCGTTGTGATGCTCGTAGGTGCGTTTGCCCAGGATGGTGGGCGAGCCGTTGTTGAGGATGTTGGCTGTGGACTTGATGGGTGTCAGGCTGCCCGTGGTGACCGTCTGGCCACGCGGGGGGTCCTGTTTGGGAGGGCACGGGTGGGCCTCTGGGCcacagagagcgggagggagggagatggagagagagggcagaagacacagagaagagacaggaggaaGAGAAAACAGAAGTTTAATCGCAAAATCAACACTGGCTAAAACAGACTATAATATATAATAaagtatatgccatttagcagactgaAAATTAGAGACTCTACAGATGGGCGAAACAGATCCTCACCTAGATATCGGACCACAGACTCCAGAGGCTTCCTCTCAACTGGCTTCAGCGGCAAGGGCTTTTTGGGCTCATCTGGCAACCGCAGTGCACCTGGaatacacacacagcacagagtCAGTATGCACGTACCACATTTCAGTAGACAGTTACATAAGACAGCCACTGAGACCtttcaaaacattttgcaacaggaaaagaaaatgaacatttcttattggacaattccaggtagtccctccctgttttacTCTGTTTCCTTCCGTTTGGTGCCTTAATGAACAGGACCCAGGTCTACTCCGTACTCTCACACCGCCTTGATTTGGGTGGTGAGGAAGAGGTAGGGGTGGAGGGGTACAGTACTCACACTCTTGTTTGATTTGGGCTGTATTGAGAGGGAGGTAGGGGTGGCGGGCGAGGAAGCGTGGTCTGATGATGTCCTGACAAACCCGTCGGGCGGCGCGCGTCACCTGGGTGGTCTGCAGGTAGAAGGCCTGTTTCATCTTCACAGAAAACTTGGGGCTCCCTCCGTGACGCATGGGAACACTGTGGGGAGACTGGGGGTGgggaaagagagcgagcgagcgagagagaggataTATGAGAAATTATTAAGAGAATGGACAACAATCAGAGACAAGAATGGCGTCCAAAACAAACGGTTGTACGTTTTTATACAGGAGGGCcgggagtttttcctggtcagtttCGCATTATCCGGGAAAAACTTCTGATCCAATACATGAGATCTCAGTttgagttgttgttgtttacCATGTTGTTGCGGTTGGGTCCGGGCCGCTCTCCTTCCAGCCTGGTTGGCATCTTCAGTCCTCCATACTTTTTCCAGTAGGTCCAGCAGGAGGCACACAGACGACACTGCATGTTGGGGGGACCCCACGAGTACCACTGGTACGAGCTGATGGCTACacgcacagagagaaagagagatggatccatatgcacatacacacatcgagagacacccacacgcacacacagagtcAGCCTTTAAATCATTTAAGACTCAATTAACACTACTAAAATAGCTCTGAATAGATTCTACTGCAGCGTGAGCTGAGCTTTGCCTCTCTCTCCGTCATAAAAACTCCCACTCCTTCATTGTTAAAGGACAGCCATAGAGATGGAGGCTTGGCTTGGAGCCTTGCTACTGTAGTATGGGGAAGAGATCATCCTAGGATGAGATGAAGGAAGAACCAGTGAAAGGAGCACTAGTACTCTTGACGCCCAGGTGTACTTCCTGGTCTCTTTTATAACATCATCTTGGTCTAATCCTTCTTTATCCCATCATCCAGGAAACAGGACAGTTGTGGTGTTACTCACTGTAGCAGCTTTCACAAGCACGGCCCAGACCTGGCGTCTGTCCTGGGGGAAGTGGGACCACCCCCAGAGCTCCAGGCACACACCCGGCTCCGACTGAGCCGTTCACCAGGCCTCCCACACCTCCAGGCTTTACACTGTTACCACTCAGCTGGTTGGGGTTGGGCTTGTTGCTAATGAGGACGTGGGCAGAGGATCAGAGACATAGATGCAACATGCTGTATAATCTGCGGTCGTCACTATCTGGGCAAGTtgcaaagtcataaaccccgcctatttctaccaTTTCTcgtcttaaaatctgattttaaacccaaccttaaccacactgctaaccttatgcctaaccctaaccacactgctaaccttatgcctaaccctaaccttaaattagaGCTACATTTTTGGCTTTGCAGCTTGACCATCTAGTGGGAACCATCATCTGCAGCCAGTCCCAATTATCTCCCTATCCCTCCATTGCTGGCAGAAGCTCCACCACTACAGAGCCTTCCGATCTGCAAACATTGAAGAGTTAGGGGTAGGGGGCAAATTGGGACCTGCTGTATCAGTCTGACAAGAAGCACAGTATCTCAGTCCCCAGCAGCGAGCCACCCAGATAGATACTCACTAGTTAGGGATGTAGACCTGCTTCAACTTGCTCTCTGCCTCTGCTGCTTTTAACCGTTTCTGCTGTACGTATCTGTCTGTGGTCTTCCACATGTAGTAGTACTCTATGATACTGGTCAGGGACTTCCATGGGAGCTGCCGGGGAGGACGAGAGACAAGCGGTTTCAACATCACAGACATGTCATCATCATGCTTTAGAGCCGTTTCCACCTCACAAATGTCCTCGTCATCATGCTTTAGGGcaatacatttgtacattttctaCACTATTTTCTACATGTTTTGCCATCTTTGTAAGCAAATACTTTGATCTTCGACGGGAAAATGAACACTGCGCTCTTTAAAAGTTTGAAAGAGGCAACGGAGTTGTCAGGATGCCAGAGACAGCAAGCCCCACCCCTAACAGCAGCGAGTTAACCGGTGTGCTGTGGCTGTGGGCTGGGTAGTGCAATGACAGTAACCCACCACCAGGTGGCAGAGGGAGGCACGGTGTAACGACTGCAGAAACCTTCATTCATCCCCCTCAGGGCAACAGCAGCACCTGGCTGACAGagatatacacatacagtatccATCTCTACGGCTACAGCAGACATGCAGGGTTCTCTTCTCTCAATAGATGCCTGTGAGTCTCGGAGTTGAGCGTCACACTATTAGTTACATAaaggatgggcaactttgatgggggtgggggccacaaaaaatcttagctcatcatgaggggccgcagtggcttgcGGGTCTGCGTACCTACATCCATACCTACACATGCAGTcaccctagccttttgggggcccttaGTAAAATATTGTTGGCCCCCACCCaccttgcgagcaaaacattttagcggcccccctcttgacagaAGAGAGaaaacatatacattttacagttaatttcctgcaatgctacagattttgccatggggcggaaaGAAGATTTTGgaattttataactaatttcatgcaattctactcattttggaGATTGATCcgcgggcctacaaaaggggagccgcgggccaccagttgcccatccccGAGTTACATTATTGTGAGCCTTGAACTGAGCCTGTTCCTCTCAGTCTAAGCAATGTTTCTCTTCCCCCTTATTTCAGTGGCATGCACATCAGAGCTTCCTTGTCGAGGCTAGTCCAAGTCAAGGCAGAAGAACCGTGTCTGCCTAACTGTCTGTACTCACAAAGTCCTGTTGTATGTCTGTGAAGTCTTTTCCGTATTTCTCCAGGGCCTCTTCAAACAGGTTGGCCTCTGAGGCGCTCCACTCCTCCATCTCGTCCCGGCAGAGAACAGGCCCTCCCTGGGGTACCAGCGCAGCGATGGCCCGCGTCATGTCATAACGCGTCTTATCCAGGCTGTCCATGGCATGGAACTGGGGATAGGAGAGGGGGGGCAAAATGGCGGGTAGTGTTCAGTAGGCACAAAACAGAAGAAACACTTCAAAACAGGGGAGGTACCATCtgtacttgtccaataagaaacacttctGTGCGGTTTactgtgtgccctaatgaacacaaccctggtttTCCAGCCAACAAAACCAACCCTTGTAACATACAAGCCAAGCAAAAAGTCCCCATTATTCTGCTTGTCAAAGCCACCAAGGTTAAGGAATAGAGCATAGTCTAAAACAGAAGTGGATGGGCTATTTTCTTGTCACTTGACAGTCAGTGTGAGCGTCTCTAGTCAATATTGTGCGCGTTCACgtatatggatgtgtgtgtgtactttgaaAGCTGTAGCTCTGAGGCCTGTGTTCCATGTTTTATAGATGAGGTGTAGAAGTGGGCCGGAACGTGTGGCGTCTGGGACAGGCTGAAGCCTGCTCGTTACTGATACTCACACTATGGCAAGcgaacactgacacacacacacacacacacacagtacagacaCACACTGTAGCTCCCAGCATACCCCTAGGCTAACAGCACTCCTGCCAAGCACTCACCTCTGGCCTGACCCTGACCTTACCTAGGGAAGtgggcaatgtgtgtgtgtgtgtgtcttaccagCGTGATGTCTCTAGAAGCAGCCGC is drawn from Coregonus clupeaformis isolate EN_2021a chromosome 25, ASM2061545v1, whole genome shotgun sequence and contains these coding sequences:
- the mta1 gene encoding metastasis-associated protein MTA1, encoding MAANMYRVGDYVYFENSSSNPLLIRRIEELNKTANGNVEAKVVCFYRRRDISSTLIALADKHARELEEEMENPELNPVDLPEKQKHQLRHRELFLSRQLESLPATHIRGKCCVTLLNETEALKSYLDREDAFFYSLVYDPQQKTLLADKGEIRVGNKYQADITDFLKEGEEDGRDLAKLEEKVWDPSSPLTEKQIDQFLVVARSVGTFARALDCSSSVRQPSLHMSAAAASRDITLFHAMDSLDKTRYDMTRAIAALVPQGGPVLCRDEMEEWSASEANLFEEALEKYGKDFTDIQQDFLPWKSLTSIIEYYYMWKTTDRYVQQKRLKAAEAESKLKQVYIPNYNKPNPNQLSGNSVKPGGVGGLVNGSVGAGCVPGALGVVPLPPGQTPGLGRACESCYTISSYQWYSWGPPNMQCRLCASCWTYWKKYGGLKMPTRLEGERPGPNRNNMSPHSVPMRHGGSPKFSVKMKQAFYLQTTQVTRAARRVCQDIIRPRFLARHPYLPLNTAQIKQECALRLPDEPKKPLPLKPVERKPLESVVRYLEAHPCPPKQDPPRGQTVTTGSLTPIKSTANILNNGSPTILGKRTYEHHNGIDGMKPKAPQWDIMAKRTAEPGRTTSAPMQQVHELD